Proteins co-encoded in one Oncorhynchus masou masou isolate Uvic2021 chromosome 22, UVic_Omas_1.1, whole genome shotgun sequence genomic window:
- the LOC135509268 gene encoding 26S proteasome non-ATPase regulatory subunit 7-like, with the protein MPELAVENVVVHPLVLLSVVDHFNRIGKVGNQKRVVGVLLGSWHKKVLDVSNSFAVPFDEDDKDDSVWFLDHDYLENMYNMFKKVNARERIVGWYHTGPKLHKNDIAINELIKQYCTNSVLVIIDVKPKDLGLPTEAYFSVEEIHDDGTPTSKTFEHVTSEIGAEEAEEVGVEHLLRDIKDTTVGTLSQRITNQVHGLKGLNSKLLDIRSYLERVAAGKLPINHQIIYHLQDIFNLLPDVNLLEFTKAFYLKTNDQMLVVYLASLIRSVVALHNLINNKISNRDAERKEGQEKEEGKKEKKEDKEKKEEKEKGNTSSRKDEKKKK; encoded by the exons ATGCCGGAGTTAGCGGTAGAAAATGTTGTTGTCCATCCACTTGTGTTGCTCAGCGTGGTGGATCATTTTAATAG AATAGGGAAAGTAGGCAACCAAAAGCGAGTAGTGGGTGTCCTCCTCGGCTCTTGGCATAAGAAAGTCCTTGATGTGTCCAACAGCTTTGCAG tGCCTTTTGATGAGGATGACAAGGACGATTCAGTGTGGTTCCTGGATCATGACTACTTGGAGAATATGTACAACATGTTCAAGAAAGTCAAtg ccaGAGAGAGGATAGTGGGCTGGTATCACACAGGTCCAAAACTACATAAGAATGATATTGCCATCAATGAACTCATCAAGCAATACTGCACCAATTCA GTATTAGTGATCATTGACGTAAAGCCTAAGGACCTGGGCCTGCCTACAGAAGCCTACTTCTCGGTGGAGGAAATACATGAC GACGGCACCCCAACCTCCAAAACATTTGAACATGTGACCAGTGAGATTGGAGccgaggaggcagaggaggtggGCGTGGAGCACCTTCTCAG AGACATCAAGGACACAACAGTTGGTACTCTGTCACAGCGTATCACTAACCAGGTACATGGCCTAAAGGGGCTCAACTCCAAGCTGCTGGACATCAGGTCTTACCTGGAGAGAGTGGCTGCAGGCAAGTTGCCCATCAACCACCAAATCATCTACCACCTACAGGACATCTTCAACCTGCTTCCTGATGTCAACCTTCTG GAGTTCACAAAGGCCTTCTACCTGAAGACCAATGACCAGATGCTAGTGGTCTACCTGGCATCCCTCATCCGCTCAGTGGTGGCTCTCCACAACCTCATCAACAACAAGATCTCCAACCGTGATGCTGAGAGGAAGGAGGGACAGGAGAAGGAAGAGggcaagaaggagaagaaggaagacaaggagaagaaggaagagaaggagaaaggcaACACCTCATCTAGGAAAGATGAGAAAAAGAAGAAATGA